One genomic segment of Primulina tabacum isolate GXHZ01 chromosome 9, ASM2559414v2, whole genome shotgun sequence includes these proteins:
- the LOC142555212 gene encoding pseudouridine-5'-phosphate glycosidase has protein sequence MQSIEQKMASSAVSRISNIRKHFNPLNPTSKGEKIIKISSEVSEALSDGKAVVALESTIISHGMPYPQNLETAREVEAIVRQNEAIPATIAILDGIPCVGLCSEELERLAILGRKARKTARRDIAHVVATRGNGATTVSATMFFASMVGIPVFVTGGIGGVHRHGESTMDISSDLTELGKTPVAVVSAGVKSILDIPRTLEYLETQGVCVAGYKTDEFPAFFSETSGCKAPCRVDSPEDCARLIDSNMNLELGSGILIAVPIPREHSASGNKIESAIQKALKDAREQHVTGSTETPFLLTRVNELTGGTSLASNIALVKNNARVGAQIAVSLAHLRQNSTKGAL, from the exons ATGCAATCGATCGAGCAAAAAATGGCTTCTTCCGCTGTCTCCAGAATATCCAACATCCGGAAACACTTCAACCCCTTAAATCCCACCTCAAAG GGtgaaaaaataattaagatATCCAGTGAAGTTTCAGAAGCTTTATCTGATGGAAAAGCTGTGGTTGCTCTCGAGTCCACCATAATATCTCATG GAATGCCATATCCTCAGAATCTCGAAACTGCAAGAGAGGTGGAGGCAATTGTGAGACAAAATGAAGCTATACCAGCAACAATTGCTATTTTGGATGGCATACCTTGCGTAG GTTTATGCTCCGAAGAACTTGAAAGGTTGGCCATTCTGGGAAGAAAGGCTCGAAAAACAGCTCGCAGAGACATCGCCCATGTT GTAGCTACTAGAGGAAACGGTGCGACAACGGTTTCTGCAACAATGTTTTTTGCTTCCATG GTGGGCATTCCAGTATTTGTTACTGGTGGCATTGGGGGAGTTCACAGACATGGAGAGAGTA CTATGGATATCTCTTCAGATCTCACAGAGCTGGGAAAGACCCCTGTTGCTGTAGTTTCTGCCGGTGTGAAATCAATATTAGATATTCCAAGAACTTTGGAATATTTG GAAACTCAAGGAGTTTGTGTGGCTGGATATAAGACTGATGAATTCCCTGCTTTTTTCTCTGAAACAAGTGGTTGCAAG GCACCTTGTCGTGTTGACTCACCTGAGGACTGTGCTCGATTAATAG ATTCAAACATGAATCTTGAGCTCGGATCTGGAATCCTGATAGCGGTCCCTATTCCTAGAGAACATTCTGCTTCAGGAAATAAAATTGAATCAGCCATACAGAAAGCTCTTAAGGATGCTCG GGAGCAGCACGTAACTGGCAGCACTGAAACTCCTTTCTTACTTACTAGAGTAAACGAACTGACCGGAGGAACCTCCCTTGCTTCAA ATATAGCTCTCGTGAAAAATAATGCACGAGTTGGTGCTCAGATTGCTGTCTCCCTCGCTCATCTCAGACAAAATAGTACTAAAG GTGCCTTATGA
- the LOC142555213 gene encoding scarecrow-like protein 3 encodes MFQEDGSSSVTSSPLQMFPMMSLSPGFMSPYPWLKDLKPEERGLYLIHLLVTCANHVSTGSLENANIALDQISHLASPDGDTMQRIASYFSEALADRILRTWPGVYKAFRSTRISVVSEEILVKKMFFEFLPFVKVAFVISNQAIVEAMEGERMVHVIDLNVTEPAQWCALIRDLSARPEGPPHLRITGIHQQKEVLEQMAHILTEEAEKLDIPFQFNPIVSKLENLDVEKLRVKTGEALAISSMMQLHSLLASDNELKKKSPSTPMNAIGIHLQRIAQMNQGTLGELLEKDMVNGYSPSTDSASSSPLSSNGSSNIDTFLNAIWGLSPKVMVVTEQDSDHNGNSLMERLSESLYFYAALFDCLESALPRASLERLRMEKMLGEEIKNVIACEGMERKERHEKLEKWNQRFELAGFASVPLSYYAMLQAKRLLQSYSCDGYKIKEENGSVVICWQDRPLLSVSAWRFKR; translated from the coding sequence ATGTTTCAAGAAGATGGATCATCGTCTGTAACTTCTTCACCGCTTCAAATGTTTCCTATGATGTCTTTGTCACCCGGTTTTATGTCACCGTATCCATGGCTTAAGGATCTGAAACCTGAAGAAAGAGGACTTTATTTAATCCATTTGTTGGTCACTTGTGCAAATCATGTGTCAACAGGCAGTCTTGAAAATGCAAACATAGCCCTTGATCAAATCTCTCATCTTGCATCGCCGGATGGTGATACCATGCAACGGATTGCGTCGTATTTTTCGGAGGCTCTTGCCGATAGGATCCTCAGAACCTGGCCTGGTGTTTACAAGGCCTTTCGCTCGACTAGAATCTCTGTTGTTTCTGAAGAAATTCTGGTGAAAAAGATGTTTTTCGAGTTCTTGCCGTTTGTTAAGGTGGCTTTTGTGATCAGTAATCAAGCGATTGTCGAAGCAATGGAGGGGGAGAGGATGGTTCATGTTATCGATTTGAATGTGACTGAACCGGCACAATGGTGTGCACTTATTCGAGATTTGAGTGCACGACCCGAAGGTCCGCCTCATTTGAGGATTACTGGGATTCATCAACAAAAGGAGGTACTGGAACAGATGGCACATATATTAACCGAAGAGGCGGAAAAGTTGGATATACCGTTTCAGTTCAACCCCATTGTCAGTAAACTAGAAAATCTCGATGTCGAAAAGTTGCGCGTCAAAACAGGGGAAGCTCTAGCTATTAGTTCAATGATGCAGTTGCATTCTCTTTTGGCCTCGGATAACGAGCTTAAGAAAAAGTCTCCCTCGACGCCTATGAATGCGATTGGTattcacttgcaaagaatagcacaAATGAATCAAGGTACCTTAGGCGAATTGCTGGAGAAAGATATGGTTAATGGATATAGTCCAAGTACCGACTCAGCCTCATCCTCACCTTTATCTTCAAATGGTTCCTCAAATATAGACACTTTTCTTAATGCCATATGGGGTCTTTCTCCGAAAGTTATGGTAGTGACAGAACAAGACTCAGATCACAATGGGAATTCCCTCATGGAAAGGTTGTCCGAATCTTTATACTTCTATGCTGCACTGTTCGATTGCTTGGAGTCAGCTTTACCTAGAGCATCTTTGGAGAGATTAAGGATGGAAAAGATGTTGGGCGAGGAGATTAAGAATGTTATAGCGTGCGAGGGAATGGAGAGGAAAGAAAGACACGAAAAGCTCGAGAAATGGAATCAAAGATTTGAGCTGGCTGGTTTTGCGAGTGTTCCTTTGAGCTATTACGCGATGCTGCAAGCGAAAAGATTGCTGCAAAGTTATAGTTGTGATGGCTATAAGATCAAAGAAGAGAATGGCAGCGTCGTGATTTGCTGGCAGGATCGACCCCTTCTCTCAGTATCAGCTTGGAGGTTTAAGAGGTGA